A stretch of the Rosa rugosa chromosome 5, drRosRugo1.1, whole genome shotgun sequence genome encodes the following:
- the LOC133711674 gene encoding uncharacterized protein LOC133711674, translated as MGPKPKGGGAPPVTLDLTAAELDYLAQQLLFDSHIQTMRESVEEIRASQASLRAQNDEIQSRNAEMQARLLDELHQLRLASLRPENDPNSPNNLRFGSLPLSVAGTQGPLSSEPLLIAGVGALSTMSEGGPSGFALPSTEIPSSPVSVPPSPPSSQVASGGSISQQRGKSIASTIASTDVAPRSVGNRERLMGDAFRARDREERHDYGGFPYQSNFYQHTIAPNHFTDIPTYNSQFIHVNHYLTSQLSTQPIPAQASSTYSTISTPYSHFEPSQFPQAQHAHYLHPQNHHVIQGPQFHLQPEMDPNLPTMRQMRLEFQTFSDGDPLQWLNKAGQYFELYQIPEDKKVSIAAMYLTDEAADVWHLFRHQYPGNWRGFAELLMREFGSHNQTDYQSALIRLKQTGTVSEFKSQFNKYARRAPGFSDDMLLACFVGGLKEDIQVDVRAMRPTSLYQAYELAMIFEERHAGHRSTRSFSQRSQLSNPVVAHRIPVVTNSTSKAAHTSSLRPFPSQLVRSNSQTGNSSDRKWTQNDYHERRARGLCFFCDEPYKGGHVCKRTLGQGRALLIEGIPEEEIVDSHPNLEESDSNKLSGDSKNEETATLHVINCVDNPMTMQLKGFFNTQEVHVLIDGGATHSFIHPSLLRDCNIKVDYNSSLQVVVAYGSKVQSAGKLQIQLQLQDTPVDTEVFVLPVNGCEILLGASWLRTLGDIIWNFEKMSMRFTLLGKSYFLQGILAGEMSMVSSATMTRLLKQEKEAMFIELLAISATDNQKLKDVHPAVVSLIDDFATLFENPTGLPPHRLHDHKIELLPGSIPVSVRPYRYPQFQKNEVEKICAELLAGREIQPSTSPFSSPVILVKKKDGSNRMCVDYRSLNAVTVKDKFPIPSVDELLDELHGSVYFSKLDLRSGYHQIRMHPADVHKTAFRTHQGHYEFLVMPFGLTNAPSTFQSLMNDIFKEHLREFVLVFFDDILIYSKSIEEHLKHLTMVFSILKKHQLKVKMSKCTFGAKSMEYLGHVISEKGVAVDPKKIEAIKNWKKPMTLKGLRGFLGMAGYYRKFVKNFGIIAKVLTNMLKKDNFVWTSEAEKSFEELKATLCSTPVLALPDFTKKFDVECDASGLGIGAVLSQDGHPITYLSKALAPNHLALSVYDKEMIAVVFAVEH; from the exons ATGGGACCAAAGCCGAAAGGTGGTGGTGCTCCGCCGGTGACCCTTGACTTAACGGCGGCAGAGTTGGATTACCTCGCTCAACAATTGCTCTTTGACTCTCATATTCAAACTATGCGTGAGTCTGTAGAGGAGATTCGTGCATCTCAAGCATCACTTCGTGCCCAAAATGATGAAATCCAGAGTAGAAACGCTGAGATGCAGGCTCGGTTGCTTGATGAGCTTCATCAGCTTCGGCTTGCTTCTTTACGACCGGAGAACGATCCAAATTCTCCGAACAATCTTCGTTTTGGCTCTCTACCTCTCTCTGTAGCAGGTACCCAAGGACCTCTTTCCTCCGAACCCCTTCTGATAGCTGGCGTGGGAGCATTAAGTACTATGTCTGAAGGGGGTCCTTCTGGGTTTGCTCTCCCTAGCACGGAAATTCCTTCTTCTCCTGTCTCTGTACCGCCTTCACCACCCTCCTCACAGGTAGCTTCTGGTGGTAGTATAAGTCAACAAAGAGGTAAATCCATTGCTAGTACTATTGCTTCTACTGATGTGGCTCCTCGATCTGTGGGTAATAGAGAAAGGTTAATGGGTGATGCTTTCAGAGCTAGAGATAGGGAAGAACGACATGACTATGGTGGATTTCCTTACCAATCTAATTTCTATCAGCATACCATAGCTCCCAATCATTTTACTGATATACCTACTTATAATTCTCAATTTATTCATG TGAATCATTACTTGACATCACAATTGTCTACTCAACCCATACCAGCTCAGGCTTCATCCACCTATTCCACCATTTCAACACCGTACTCTCATTTTGAACCTTCACAATTTCCGCAAGCACAGCATGCTCACTATCTTCATCCCCAAAATCATCATGTTATTCAAGGACCACAGTTTCATTTACAACCTGAGATGGATCCAAATCTTCCAACTATGCGGCAAATGAGGTTGGAGTTTCAAACTTTTAGTGATGGTGATCCTCTACAATGGCTTAATAAGGCAGGACAATATTTTGAGTTGTATCAAATTCCAGAGGACAAAAAGGTTTCTATTGCAGCTATGTATCTCACAGATGAGGCAGCGGATGTGTGGCATTTGTTCAGACACCAATATCCTGGAAATTGGCGTGGCTTTGCTGAACTCTTAATGCGCGAATTTGGCTCCCATAACCAAACTGATTATCAGTCTGCCTTAATTAGACTGAAGCAAACTGGTACAGTGAGTGAATTTAAATCTCAGTTTAATAAGTATGCAAGAAGAGCTCCAGGATTTTCAGATGACATGTTGCTCGCCTGTTTCGTGGGAGGACTCAAGGAAGATATTCAGGTTGATGTGCGAGCAATGAGGCCAACTTCCTTGTACCAGGCTTATGAGTTGGCCATGATATTTGAAGAAAGACATGCTGGTCATAGAAGTACGAGGTCATTTTCACAAAGATCTCAACTCTCAAATCCTGTTGTCGCACATAGAATTCCAGTTGTTACTAattccacatcaaaggctgccCATACATCATCATTGAGGCCTTTTCCTTCTCAACTTGTGCGATCTAATTCACAAACTGGTAATAGCTCAGACAGAAAATGGACTCAAAATGATTACCATGAAAGAAGAGCTAGGGGACTTTGTTTTTTCTGTGATGAACCGTATAAGGGAGGCCATGTATGTAAACGAACACTTGGTCAAGGAAGAGCATTGTTGATTGAAGGCATCCCTGAGGAAGAAATAGTTGATTCTCATCCGAACCTTGAAGAAAGTGATTCAAATAAACTCAGTGGAGATAGTAAGAACGAGGAGACCGCCACCTTACATGTGATCAACTGTgttgataatcctatgactatgCAACTCAAGGGATTTTTTAACACACAGGAAGTCCATGTTCTCATTGATGGGGGGGCTACTCATTCATTTATTCACCCAAGTTTGTTGCGAGACTGTAATATCAAGGTTGACTATAATAGTTCTCTGCAGGTTGTGGTTGCTTACGGATCAAAGGTACAATCAGCCGGGAAACTACAAATTCAGTTACAATTACAAGACACTCCGGTAGACACTGAAGTGTTTGTTCTTCCCGTTAATGGTTGTGAAATTTTGTTGGGTGCTTCTTGGTTGCGAACCTTGGGTGATATAATCTGGAATTTTGAAAAAATGTCAATGAGATTCACTTTGCTTGGAAAATCATACTTTCTACAGGGTATTCTAGCTGGTGAAATGTCAATGGTGAGTTCTGCAACTATGACCAGATTGTTAAAGCAAGAAAAAGAAGCTATGTTTATTGAACTATTAGCCATTTCAGCTACTGATAACCAAAAGTTGAAGGATGTTCACCCCGCTGTTGTTTCTTTAATTGATGACTTTGCTACACTTTTTGAAAATCCAACCGGATTACCTCCTCATCGATTACATGATCACAAAATAGAGTTACTTCCAGGTTCTATTCCTGTTAGTGTAAGGCCTTATCGGTATCCTCAATTTCAAAAAAATGAGGTGGAAAAAATCTGTGCGGAACTTCTAGCAGGAAGAGAGATACAACCAAGTACTAGTCCTTTCTCTTCTCCAGTAATTTTGGTTAAAAAGAAAGATGGCAGCAACAGGATGTGTGTTGATTATAGGTCTCTCAATGCAGTAACAGTCAAGGATAAGTTCCCCATACCAAGTGTGGATGAGTTATTAGATGAGTTGCATGGTTCAGTGTACTTTAGTAAATTGGATTTGCGGTCAGGGTACCATCAGATACGAATGCATCCAGCTGATGTCCACAAAACAGCTTTTCGAACTCACCAAGGGCACTACGAGTTCCTTGTGATGCCATTTGGTCTCACCAATGCTCCCTCCACTTTTCAATCCTTGATGAACGATATATTCAAGGAACACTTGAGGGAATTTGTCCTAGTGTTTTTTGATGACATTCTTATTTACAGTAAATCCATTGAAGAGCATCTGAAACATTTAACTATGGTTTTTTCTATCTTGAAGAAACATCAGTTAAAGGTTAAGATGAGCAAGTGTACATTTGGAGCTAAAAGTATGGAATACCTTGGACATGTGATTTCAGAAAAAGGGGTGGCAGTTGatccaaaaaaaattgaagcgATCAAGAATTGGAAGAAACCTATGACTCTAAAGGGATTGCGTGGTTTCTTAGGCATGGCTGGGTATTACAGAAAGTTCGTGAAGAATTTCGGAATCATTGCAAAGGTTTTGACAAACATGCTCAAGAAGGACAATTTTGTTTGGACCTCTGAGGCCGAAAAGTCTTTTGAAGAGCTGAAGGCAACTTTATGTTCAACACCAGTGTTAGCTTTACCAGATTTCACAAAAAAATTTGATGTTGAGTGTGATGCTTCAGGCCTTGGGATTGGAGCAGTTCTTTCTCAAGATGGTCACCCCATAACATATCTCAGCAAAGCTCTAGCCCCCAACCATTTAGCATTGAGTGTTTATGATAAGGAGATGATAGCAGTTGTTTTTGCAGTTGAGCACTAG